A single region of the Leptodactylus fuscus isolate aLepFus1 chromosome 5, aLepFus1.hap2, whole genome shotgun sequence genome encodes:
- the LOC142204629 gene encoding tripartite motif-containing protein 75-like, with protein sequence MASAALGKELECSICLSLYTDPVTLRCGHNFCRVCIDQHLNTQEGSGAYSCPDCREEFQERPGLRRNITLCNVVENVQSTQPKQEEISGIRCTYCVDSPAPAVRSCLMCEASLCDQHLRVHSKGPKHVLTEPSTDLEKRKCPVHKKVLEYYCTEDSACICVSCSLAGEHRGHQVEMLDEASENKKKKLKDVLRKLTTKRKKTEARIQSLEWSQVQELRGKISPKGISSMFAGMRAQLDHLEKKILSEISRQKEQRSLSDVIHKLKIKKDELSRKMRHIEELCDLCDPEAGGGDEDMGGHYGSDQSSELIIGTLFTLYDVLYGVNFTFDIQGPADILLDVTTANNNLLISGDLKTATQTGIKQNRPQNAKRFLEYNQVMSRNSFSSGRHYWDVEVSGSWRWMVGMCYPSIDKSGRQSYIGGSEKSWGLWGGRIYDNRYFVRHNRDMTWLYNQVSSARVRIYVDYEAGQLSYYELRDPVRHLHTIINKFTEPLQAVLCVYNGHIKILGGKQRL encoded by the exons ATGGCGTCTGCTGCTCTCGGAAAGGAGCTGGAATGTTCCATCTGTCTGAGCCTTTATACCgatcctgtaaccctgagatgtggacacaacttctgccggGTCTGTATCGATCAGCACCTGAATACACAGGAGGGGTCCGGAGCTTATTCCTGTCCTGACTGTAGAGAAGAGTTTCAGGAGCGGCCAGGACTGAGGAGGAACATAACTCTGTGTAATGTAGTGGAGAACGTTCAGTCTACTCAACCAAAACAGGAGGAGATCTCCGGGATCCGCTGCACTTACTGTGTGGACTCTCCTGCACCTGCTGTTAGGTCCTGTCTGATGTGTGAAGCTTCTCTGTGTGATCAACATCTGAGAGTCCACAGCAAAGGAccaaaacacgtcctcacagagCCCAGCACCGacctggagaagaggaaatgtCCTGTCCATAAGAAGGTCCTGGAATATTACTGCACCGAGGACTCTGCTTGTATCTGTGTGTCCTGTAGTCTGGCCGGAGAACATCGGGGACACCAAGTAGAGATGCTGGATGAGGCCTCCGAAAATAAGAAGAAGAAACTCAAAGACGTTCTCCGGAAACTGACCACAAAGAGAAAGAAGACTGAGGCAAGAATCCAGAGTCTGGAGTGGAGCCAAGTTCAAGAATTAAGAGGGAAAATATCACCCAAAGGAATCTCTTCTATGTTTGCAGGAATGAGGGCACAGCTGGACCACCTGGAGAAGAAGATCCTGAGTGAGATCTCCAGGCAGAAGGAGCAGCGGTCACTGTCTGATGTGATCCATAAACTGAAAATAAAGAAGGACGAGCTGTCCAGGAAGATGCGGCACATTGAGGAGCTGT gtgacttgtgtgatcctgaggCGGGCGGAGGTGATGAGGACATGGGGGGACATTATGGAAGTGATCAGAGTTCTGAATTGATCATAGGCACGTTATTCACCTTATATGATGTACTATATGGTGTAAATTTCACCTTCGATATACAGGGTCCTGCAGACATATTACTGGATGTGACCACGGCTAATAATAATCTCCTTATATCAGGCGACCTGAAAACTGCGACCCAGACAGGAATAAAGCAAAATCGACCACAAAATGCAAAGAGGTTCCTGGAATATAATCAGGTGATGAGCAGGAACAGTTTCTCGTCAGGGCGCCATTACTGGGATGTGGAGGTCAGCGGGTCATGGAGGTGGATGGTGGGGATGTGTTACCCCAGTATAGACAAAAGTGGGCGTCAGTCATACATTGGAGGTAGCGAGAAGTCCTGGGGTTTGTGGGGAGGCCGAATCTATGATAATAGGTATTTTGTGAGACATAACAGAGATATGACCTGGTTATATAACCAAGTCTCCAGTGCTAGAGTCAGGATCTATGTGGACTATGAGGCCGGGCAGTTGTCCTATTATGAGCTGCGCGACCCAGTCAGACACTTACACACGATTATTAACAAGTTTACTGAGCCCCTTCAggctgtattatgtgtatatAATGGTCATATAAAGATATTGGGGGGGAAGCAGCGGCTGTGA
- the LOC142205134 gene encoding E3 ubiquitin/ISG15 ligase TRIM25-like — MASAELRKELECSICLRLYTDPVTLRCGHNFCRVCIDQVLNTQEGSGAYSCPECREEFQERPGLRRNIALNNIVENVLTTQSHQEEITEIRCTYCIHCPVPAVRSCLHCEASLCDQHLRVHSKGPEHVLTDLSTDLEKRKCPVHKKVLEYYCTEDSACICVSCCLIGEHRGHEMESLGQASEKKKEQLRNVLQKLSKKREKTEERVQSLEERRRKAQEKTSGEAERVTALFIDLRRRLGNLEKKVLNEISRQEKQRSLSLSYLICKLEIKKDELSRKMQHIEELCKMSDPLTVLQDPDTGDLCDPEEGGGDEDMGGHYGGDRGMDLISHLSQALSDVIRDINVTFHMQDPVDLLLDVNMAANNILISDDLKTASRTLINQNRPETRKRFREDQVMSTKGFTSGRHYWDVEINGSGAWRVGMCYPSIARRGRQSYIGNNDMSWCLCGGQQVYNHLSTVIHNSIVIPIPHHISSNRIRVYVDYEAGQLSFYELCDPIRHLYTFTATFTEPLHAALFVYRGCIKLSFSSRRWENDYWFSEPNV, encoded by the coding sequence ATGGCGTCTGCTGAACTGAGAAAGGAGCTGGAATGTTCCATCTGTCTGAGACTTTATACCgatcctgtaaccctgagatgtggacacaacttctgccgggtctgtattgatcAGGTCCTGAATACACAGGAGGGGTCCGGAGCTTATTCCTGTCCTGAATGTAGAGAAGAGTTTCAGGAGCGGCCAGGACTGAGGAGGAACATAGCCCTAAATAATATAGTGGAGAACGTCCTCACTACTCAGTCAcatcaggaggagatcaccgAGATCCGCTGCACTTATTGTATTCACTGTCCTGTACCTGCTGTTAGGTCCTGTCTACATTGTGAAGCTTCTCTGTGTGATCAACATCTGAGAGTCCACAGCAAAGGACCAGAACACGTCCTAACCGATCTCAGCACCGACCTGGAGAAGAGAAAATGTCCTGTCCATAAGAAGGTCCTGGAATATTACTGCACCGAGGACTCTGCTTGTATCTGTGTGTCCTGCTGCCTGATTGGAGAACATCGGGGACATGAGATGGAGTCTCTAGGTCAGGCCTCTGAGAAGAAGAAGGAACAACTGAGAAATGTTCTACAGAAACTGTCCAAAAAGAGAGAGAAGACTGAGGAAAGAGTCCAGAGTCTGGAGGAGCGCAGGAGAAAAGCTCAAGAAAAAACATCTGGAGAAGCCGAGAGAGTCACTGCCCTGTTTATAGACCTCAGGAGACGACTGGGCAACCTGGAGAAGAAGGTCCTGAATGAGATCTCCAGGCAGGAGAAGCAGCGGTCACTGTCACTGTCTTATCTGATCTGTAAGCTGGAAATAAAGAAGGACGAGCTGTCCAGGAAGATGCAGCACATTGAGGAGCTGTGTAAGATGTCTGAtccactgactgtcttacaggatccagatacaggtgacttgtgtgatcctgaggaggGCGGAGGTGATGAGGACATGGGGGGACATTATGGAGGTGATCGGGGGATGGATCTCATCTCGCATTTATCTCAAGCATTGTCTGATGTAATAAGAGATATAAATGTCACCTTCCATATGCAGGATCCTGTAGACTTATTACTAGATGTGAACATGGCTGCTAATAACATCCTTATATCAGACGACCTGAAGACTGCATCTCGGACGCTAATAAACCAGAATCGTCCAGAAACCAGAAAGAGATTTCGGGAGGATCAGGTGATGAGCACGAAGGGATTTACCTCAGGGAGACATTACTGGGATGTGGAGATCAATGGGTCAGGAGCATGGAGGGTGGGGATGTGTTACCCCAGTATAGCCAGGAGGGGGCGTCAGTCCTATATTGGGAATAATGACATGTCCTGGTGTTTATGTGGAGGGCAGCAGGTATATAATCATCTAAGTACAGTGATACACAACAGTATAGTAATCCCAATACCTCACCACATCTCCAGTAATAGAATCAGGGTCTATGTGGACTATGAGGCCGGGCAGTTGTCCTTctatgagctgtgtgaccccatcagGCACTTATACACCTTCACCGCCACCTTCACCGAGCCCCTCCATGCTGCATTATTTGTATATAGAGGTTGTATAAAGCTATCATTCAGTAGCCGCAGATGGGAGAATGACTATTGGTTTTCTGAACCCAATGTTTAG
- the LOC142204630 gene encoding E3 ubiquitin/ISG15 ligase TRIM25-like, whose translation MASAGLRKELECSICLTIYTDPATLRCGHNFCRVCIDEVLDTQEGSGVYSCLECIEEFEERPGLRRNITLCNVVENVQSTQSHQVEISGIRCTYCVDSPVLAAKSCLMCEASFCDKHLRVHSKGPEHVLTEPSTDLEKRKCPVHKKVLEYYCTEDSACICVSCCLIGKHNGHKMESLDEASEMKKKKLRSVLQNLFLKQKKTEERVQSLEERRRKAQEKASGEAKKVTALFIDIRRRLDDLEKTILSEISKQEKSLSLLNVIQNLEIKEFELSMKMQHIEELCKMSDPLTVLQDPDTGDLCDREEGGGDGSDEDTGDMMGGDQGVELILDTLSTLSDIVRGVNINFYIQGPADILLDVNTADNDLLISDDLKTVAWTHQRQNLPEMTEKFQDCQVISIRRFTSGRHYWDVEIGGSLLWRMGVCYPSIDRRGQQLYLGCNSKSWGLCGGHPLSNVQYSVVHNSKEIQLPHWISSDRFRIYVDYEAEQLSFYELCDPIRHLYTFTATFTEPLPCIWWFYKDVGKKSWTKSS comes from the exons ATGGCGTCTGCTGGACTGAGAAAGGAGCTGGAATGTTCCATCTGTCTGACCATTTATACCGATCCTGCAACCTtgagatgtggacacaacttctgccgggtctgtattgatgAGGTCCTGGATACACAGGaggggtctggagtttattcctgTCTTGAATGTATAGAAGAGTTTGAGGAGCGGCCAGGACTGAGGAGGAACATAACTCTGTGTAATGTAGTAGAGAACGTTCAGTCTACTCAGTCACATCAGGTGGAGATCTCTGGGATCCGCTGCACTTACTGTGTGGACTCTCCTGTACTTGCAGCTAAATCCTGTCTGATGTGTGAAGCTTCTTTTTGTGATAAACATCTGAGAGTCCACAGCAAAGGACCAGAACACGTCCTAACTGAGCCCAGCACCGacctggagaagaggaaatgtCCTGTCCATAAGAAGGTCCTGGAATATTACTGCACCGAGGACTCTGCTTGTATCTGTGTGTCCTGCTGCCTGATTGGAAAACATAATGGACATAAGATGGAGTCTCTAGATGAGGCCTCTGagatgaagaagaagaaactgAGAAGTGTTCTACAGAACCTGTTCTTAAAGCAAAAAAAGACTGAGGAAAGAGTCCAGAGTCTGGAGGAGCGCAGGAGAAAAGCTCAAGAAAAAGCATCTGGAGAAGCCAAGAAAGTCACTGCCCTGTTTATAGACATCAGGAGACGCCTGGACGACCTGGAGAAGACAATCCTAAGTGAGATCTCCAAGCAGGAGAAGTCACTGTCACTGTTGAATGTGATCCAGAATCTAGAAATAAAGGAGTTCGAGCTGTCCATGAAGATGCAGCACATTGAGGAGCTGTGTAAGATGTCTGAtccactgactgtcttacaggatccagatacaggtgacttgtgtgatcgtgaggaggggggaggtgacgGAAGTGATGAGGACACGGGGGACATGATG GGAGGTGATCAGGGAGTGGAACTGATTTTGGACACATTATCCACATTATCTGATATAGTACGAGGTGTAAATATCAACTTCTATATACAGGGTCCGGCagacatattactggatgtaaACACGGCTGATAATGATCTCCTTATATCAGACGATCTGAAAACTGTAGCTTGGACACACCAAAGGCAGAACCTTCCAGAAATGACAGAGAAATTCCAGGATTGTCAGGTGATAAGTATCAGGAGATTTACCTCAGGGAGACATTACTGGGATGTGGAGATTGGTGGATCACTATTGTGGAGGATGGGGGTGTGTTACCCCAGTATAGACAGGAGGGGGCAGCAGTTGTATCTTGGGTGTAATAGTAAATCCTGGGGTTTATGTGGAGGGCATCCGTTAAGTAATGTTCAGTATTCAGTGGTACATAACAGCAAAGAGATCCAGTTACCTCACTGGATCTCCAGTGATAGATTCAGGATCTATGTGGACTATGAGGCCGAGCAGTTGTCCTTCTACgagctgtgtgaccccatcagacacttaTACACCTTCACCGCCACCTTCACCGAGCCCCTTCCATGTATATGGTGGTTTTATAAAGATGTTGGAAAGAAATCTTGGACAAAATCGTCATAG